A stretch of DNA from Alistipes sp. ZOR0009:
TTATCGCCAAAGCAAAAACACCTACTAAAAGTATGAACCCCCAAACAAATATCTTATCAATTATCGCTGCCATTTCTGTTTTTTTAAATAAATGCTAAGATCTCAGTAATCGCAGCTAGCTGCGATTATTTCCGCATTACCTGCAGCTCCTACTAGGTAGGATGCCGCTTCGAAAGTAGCTAAAATCTGGGAATAGATCCAAAAATGGCCTACTAGTGGAGCGTACCCGACCGAGCTTATAAACCCCAACCTAAAAGTATACTTTGTGAATAGTGGGCGGTTGCTCAAAGCCCTATCTTAGGTACGACCATTACCTTAGAACGGCTACGAAAAGGGGGGGAGGCCATGCTTACGTACTACGAAAGGGTTGCTTCTCATCTTAACTAACCGCTGTATACGCGATTCGTACGTACAGTGGTGTGAGTGGTTCTCCCCGTCACTTATTTATTGCTGAAGGGGTGGTCTACCCGATTAGCTGCTGGTCGTTCATCCATTATCAATTTCAGTAGTTTTAAATTCTTGGTTGTTTATGAGACTTTGTTTTTTAAGCCAGTAAAAATAACTCCAGATGATTGTTTAATCACTCAAATTAAACAAGTCTCGATAGTGCTTATGTTATTGGGAAATATTTTCTAAAAAAAAGTAAGTACAACACGATTGTAATCAAAATCCATATTGTCAATATAGTCTTCGAGTGATTATATTTTTTGTCTTTTATGAATTCTTTTTGATATTCATAATATTTATTATCTAATAAAACAATAAAATAAGTGCCTACATATGTAATCAAAAAGATTACAAGCCCTAATGTATAAACCTTTTTATCTAAATTTTGTAGTAGACCAATAATCAAAAAAATAATCATACCAAGAAATAACATAAACCATTGATATGAGAAAAATTTCAAGTTTTGATCATACTTCATTTGGTGTATAAATGATGGATAGTTTTTCTCCATCTGTTGCTTCCATATTTTAAATCCATACTTTAAAAACTTTAAATTTGATGCCCAACAAAATGGGTTTATATAAACCGTTATACTCCTTCCAAAATAATAAGCCAGCAAACAAATATTAAAATACAATATATTTATAAGTTTTTTCATAATGGCTATTTCAAAGTCTACAACTTTTAGTTTTAGTAGTCTAAATTAAGTCCAAGCTGAGTTTTTGGGGCTTGCTGCTAACATCTATCTATATGCCGCTAACTGCTATTATTTCCGCATTACCAGCAAGTTTTCACTAAGTAGGAAGCGGCTTCGAAGGTAGCCAAAATCTGGCAACGTTAAACAGTGTTACGTCTTTTTTGTGTGTGAATTGGACCCCAGCTGGGAATGCTGATTTCTACTGCGAAACGGCCTTTAGGCCAATGATGGAGCCTATTAGCGTGGAAAGAAAAACAATTCGCAAAAAGGTTGCGGGCTCTTTGAATACAAATATTCCGACTAAAACGGTCCCCACCGCCCCAATTCCAGTCCAAACAGCGTAGGCTGTTCCTATCGGTAGCGTTTGTGTAGCCTTAATTAGGAGCGCCATACTTAGGAATAGCGCAACAAGAAAACCTGCATACCATAAATACATTTCGTTTCCGGTAGCTGCTTTTGCTTTTCCTAGACAAAATGCAAAGGCTACCTCAAATAAGCCTGCGACAATTAAAACAATCCAGTTCATCCTTTACTAATTTGGGGTAAAGGTTTGAATTTGGCGCGAGATGTATTTTTACAAATGATAAAAAAGCAGGATGCTACCTGATTTCTGCTCGTATTCGGCTTAAGCTAACCTGCGTTATTCCCAAGTAGGAGGCGATGTGCCCTAGCTGAACCCGTTGAATGAGATCTGGATGTTTTTTTAAAAGGTCCTTGTAGCGTTCTGTCGCCGTTTTGAATTGCCGAGAAATAAGGCGTTCTTCAGTTTTTACGAGCTCCTGTTCTGCAAACTTTCGGCCCCAGTTGGCAATGTGTATATCCTTTTCAAAAAGTGCTTGTAAATCTTTTGTCTTTAGCTCATACAGCTGGCAATCCTCCAGAAGTTCTATGTCTTCGTACCCTTTCTGGTTTGCCACGTAGCTTTTCATTGATATAACCGTGTCGCCTTCCTTTCCAAACCAGAACGTTATTTCATTATCGGCCGTTTGGGCATATGCGCGGGCAATTCCTTTTTTTATGAAGTAAATGTTTGCTTCAACCTTGTCTGCTCGCAGCAGGATGTATCCCTTGGGATAGCTCACCTCCGTAATGCTTTTTTTGAGCATCTGCTTAGAAGGGGTTGGTAGTAAGTGGGTGTTGTCAAGTATTTGGTCAATGCTCATTTTGTATAACGTCTTATTTGCATCGCTCATTATGCTCCATTTGCCCATGCATAATGGCCTGTTACAAATGTAGAAAAATAGATCCATCAGCTGATCACCATTTCAACGCTTGGAAAAATGGTCATCCATCAGCTGTTTCCCATTTCCAGAAGTTCGGAAGTGGACACCCATCAGCTGTTTTTCATTTTTAGAAGCTAGGAAATAGCCACCCAACTGGGAATAGACCCATGGGCTACCAGTGCTAGCTCCAGAACTCCAAACTAAAACTACACTTTGTGAATAATGGGCGGTTGTTGGTTGTTTTGCTGGATAGATATTTCTTGTTGCTATTTTTTTGTGCAAAAAGTAGGACGGAGATTAAGTAGCACTGTTGGCTTATGGGTTCTTGAAACTTTCGGGGAGGGGGTGATAGAACTATTTTGACATTGGAGAACTCCTATTATTCATATGTATATGCTAATGCAGGAGGACTTCATGCTGGTATTAACTTTTACGTTACTTTTTTGGCGCAAAAAAGTAACCAAAAAACATGGCGGAAATTAA
This window harbors:
- a CDS encoding DMT family transporter; this translates as MNWIVLIVAGLFEVAFAFCLGKAKAATGNEMYLWYAGFLVALFLSMALLIKATQTLPIGTAYAVWTGIGAVGTVLVGIFVFKEPATFLRIVFLSTLIGSIIGLKAVSQ
- a CDS encoding Crp/Fnr family transcriptional regulator encodes the protein MSIDQILDNTHLLPTPSKQMLKKSITEVSYPKGYILLRADKVEANIYFIKKGIARAYAQTADNEITFWFGKEGDTVISMKSYVANQKGYEDIELLEDCQLYELKTKDLQALFEKDIHIANWGRKFAEQELVKTEERLISRQFKTATERYKDLLKKHPDLIQRVQLGHIASYLGITQVSLSRIRAEIR